tcactggtacAAATCcatgactaggtgaaaaatctgttgatgtgtcctggagcaaggcacttaaccctaattgctcctgtaagtcactctggataagaccatctgctaaatgactcaaatgtaaatgttgtaaatCCTCTAATCTAGACCTAGACAATGCCTTACCATTCCACCACAGGCACCATCTCATCATCCGGCTGGTTCCCCACAACATGGTCAATGaagttcagtaatccactgggtCTGTAATGTTAGATAAGGGTTCACAGTGACGCCAACTGCTTAACTGAAACAGTCATTCAAACTCGTTTACAATGATCTATAAAAGTTACTCTCATCTCTAACACCAGGTAAAATTGCTCGTACTCACAGCTTGGCCAACAAGGGGTCccggtggagaggaggatggaacCCTGGGAGGAAAAGCCCTTTGTAGGCTGTCCTCTCcacaaatgtgtgtgtggtgtccccATACTATAGTGATATAAGAGAAAATCCCAAATCTAGAGCATACTGTAAATCTACTTTCCTCTGCTCAGTTTCAGCAGATGTTGACTGACTTACCGTCTGGAGAACAGCTAGCTTTACCCTGCCATAATTGTCCTCCAATACATACGGCTCTTTCACTATGATGGCACCACGCTCTCTGGCTTTCTAAAGAGTATAATAAACAGATAAACATATGCACATATGATAAAGATCCAGGAAGATTCAAATAATTATCCTATGGCTATGTGTCTTTTCAATAAATCCAAGAAAAATATTGCAATCCTTAATAATATTTTCAACCCATCTCATTAGGAAAGAAGCATTCTCCTCATTCCAGAAAAAGCTGATATTTTGGTTTAAATAGCAAGCATGCTTTGGTACCTGCACAAGGTAATCACAGTTCTCCACAGTGAATGCAATGTCCCTGGCTCCATCCCCATGCTTCACCAAGTGCTCCCCCATTTCTGAATAAGGGAGATGGACAAAAGTGCAGTATATTAAAATCAAAGTGAGTGAAGTAGCACACTAGTCAGTGACAACCAATCTCATCATATTTAACCATATGAACAGTGACGTTTTTGTCATACTGTACCTTTGTTTCCAGGATTGAGGGCGGACGCGAAAACATACATAATCTGGGAAAGACAAAAAGCCCAAAAGTTACATGATGGACAACCACGGAACTTCCATCACTTGTAACAAGTTACGATCTATTATTAACATGTGCCATAATTAATTCGGAATGCTGCAATGCTCTGCTCACCTTGCCTTGTTTGACCACATGAGACACCACATCACGGCAGCCTGTCTCTAAACCCTGGTAGGCCAACGGTTCAAATCCAAGCTTGTTACAATAGTAAGATGCTGCCTGTTGAAACAGAAGAAAAAACACCTTTTGGCACTCACAACCAAACACTTGTACATTTACTGTTTAGGCACATAACcataatttcataattacaaTTTCTATACAGTGTGTTGTTGTACTGTAAAAGACTGGTGTGCTGGGAGCGCCACCCCCTGGTGATGGAGTGGAAAAGCGTCTGGATCAAATTAGAGGATGATGGGGTCTACTCTGAGGTTTCATGCCTATTGCCCCTCCACCCCTTAAAAGAGCCAATAGCCATCCCCCTCAGTGAATAGTCCTCTAACTTTGAGATTGTTCAGGAAAAATGTAACAACATGCAAAACAATTGAAAATCAGCATATGAGCTTCATACCTGTTTGGCATTTCCAACCCAGAATGTGATGTGGTCGAAACAGATGAACTTGCCATGGTCGTGCTTCGAACAAAACCAGAACAATTTAATACTGGTATGTGAGGGGGATACATCTAGCATACATCAGTCCATATGACAGCAATTAGAAAATATTAAATGTAAGAGAACGATTATGCATATTTAAACATATTGGTAGTCTAGTTACACTTTTTAAATCATACTTTGAACTAGTTAAAAGACATATCCATAAAAAATAATTGTGTGTTCATTAAAATATCTATTCACGAAGAGTATTAATTGAAGGACTTACATGTTCACCTCTGTCTGTGTAGGTAGTCTAA
This window of the Salvelinus fontinalis isolate EN_2023a chromosome 28, ASM2944872v1, whole genome shotgun sequence genome carries:
- the LOC129826205 gene encoding 4-hydroxyphenylpyruvate dioxygenase-like — its product is MTTYTDRGEHHDHGKFICFDHITFWVGNAKQAASYYCNKLGFEPLAYQGLETGCRDVVSHVVKQGKIMYVFASALNPGNKEMGEHLVKHGDGARDIAFTVENCDYLVQKARERGAIIVKEPYVLEDNYGRVKLAVLQTYGDTTHTFVERTAYKGLFLPGFHPPLHRDPLLAKLPSGLLNFIDHVVGNQPDDEMVPVVEWYQKNLLFHRFWSVDDKQLQTDFSALRSIVVANYEETVKMPINEPAMGKRKSQIQEYVEYYGGPGVQHIAMNTSDIITAIRNLKERGMEFMCVPDTYYQLLRKNLQHSQVRITEDLDILEELKILVDFDDNGYLLQIFTKPVQDRPTVFLEVIQRHNHQGFGAGNFKALFEAIEADQNARGNLTILTPNDVSNHI